From Aegilops tauschii subsp. strangulata cultivar AL8/78 chromosome 5, Aet v6.0, whole genome shotgun sequence:
GATTTCGAAGGAGGAGGCCGTGTCGCGGCAATGCTTTGCTCCGCCGGAGAATGGGAAGGAGCTTTAGGTGTCGATTCCATTACTCGCATCCCTTGCTAATTCCTTTGTCATGGATATAGATGGAAGGGCGACGGAGCGCCTAGACATGCATTGGGGCTCGAGGAGACCTCTGACTGCGGGAACGACGACGATGCTGGTGGTGGCATGAACTGGACACCTACTCTGGGAAAAGAGATAGTGTCAACGTCCTAAACAGTGGCCAAAACCGTCTAACATTTGTCATGCCAGCTTCAAAACCACTCAAGGGGATGTTTTATACGGTTTTATGAATTTCAGGATAAAATTATAGCAAAATTGCGTTTAGGAGATTTCAGAGTGATTTGTATACTTCTTTCTTCTGACATGCGTCGGGCTCTATATATATGGCTCATGCCATGTTCAGAGCATGACCCAATTATTGCCCATGCCAAAAATTTCAAAGCCCATGCAAAAAGAAGGCTCATCGATCCCAAACCTAGCCATATGGCCATGCTGCACGTGCTGGCCCGCGGGCACGAAATTTCAGCCCAACACATGCCTGACACAACACACAATTAAAAGGGCCTTACCCGCCCTTCCCGCCCACCACGGGACAAGGCCGACCCCGAAAGCCAGGCCTTAATGTCGGGCATGGCACGCCCCTTTTTATTGCTGGCCAACACGGAACAACACAACCTGGTGCGGCCCGTCCGACACTcatatattttttcctttttcttaaaatttaagatttttctacatttttctctttatttttTAGATATTTTGTATTTTTTCTAAAATTTTAGGTTTTTCCTAAAAACAAAAGGGCCGAAAGGCCGACAAGTAACGCGGGCCGATCCGCAGCCGTGCCAGGCCAGACCGGCCTGTATAACTGGCGTGCCGGGCCGATTCCCGTGCCGTGCCAGGCCCTTTTACAGCGGTTGCCGACCGGGCCCATGTGGCCAGGTTTCCATCTAAAAAAATATAGAACTGAACTGTTCCCCGCACCCACTTCCATCGCTGTCACCCACGACACGAGCTTCtcctccttcctcaactccgctCTCGCCAGCTTTCCCCTTCCAAAAAAAACCGAGTTTGAAAGTCGGTAAGCTGCGCCGCCCCTCGAATctcgccgccatggccgccggctCCGCGCCGCTGCTGCTCGCCCTGGCGCTCGCCTTCGCCGCCTCCCTGGCCGCCGCGGGGGACACCAACCGCGTCTACGACCCGTGCACCGACACCAAGATCCAGCGCGGGGACGGATTCACCTTCGGCCTCGCCTTCGCCGCCAACGGCGCCTTCTACTCCGGCTCCACCCAGCTCTCCCCCTGCGACCGCCGCCTCACCCAGCTCTCGCAGCTCTCCCTCTTCCGCCCCAAGGTCGACGAGATCTCCCTCCTCACCGTCAACACCACCACCGGCTTCAGCCCCGTAAGCGCGATCTTTCCCTTCCCCGCGCCTTCTTCCATGCTTTGGCTCTCTGCATTTTCTTGGAGTAACTTGGATTTGCTAGATCCTTCCTGCGCCCTACGTGCTTGTGGAAATGCGGGAGTAGGTGGGGGTCGGTTGGGGTTGTTGCCAATGCTGCTGTGGTGCGCCAGCACCTTCTGTTTTGGCCTGTGCTGGATGCAATTAGCGTTGGTTGGTATGATCCGTGTTCTTTCTGTACAATTCATTGATCTAGTTGCAGGCTTGCAGCCATAGGGTGACGATGCTGCTCGGCTGGTTTGCCTGTACGCAAGATCATCTTCCTAACTCTGCATTGTGACAAAGGGAAAGGTTGAAACTAACAAGGACCAATGCCTTCGCAATGTGTCAGCATGTTGGGGGATTGGAAAATAGTTGTCACGTGAGGGAAGTTGAGATAATCCAACAATTTTCCTCTATGAACAATGGTAGGGTTAGCACTGTATGTGTTCTTTTTTGGTGCTCGAATAGTAGCCTTATATGGGAACATATAAGGTGAAAGCCCAATTGTGGTaatttttttttggaaataaTGTTAGAGCCTCAAGCACCAAGTCAACATGAATTCGTGAAAGGTTCTAACATTTGAGGCGGTAATTCTTATTTCATCAAACATCTCTGAAATTTCAAGTTCAAATACCATTTGTGTTGAAAGAAAAGAAATGAGAAACCTCTGTCATCTTCCAAGCTAGTATAACATGAAAAAGAATATGAATGGATGAAGTCACTTTCACCAGCAAATTATTCTCTCCCAACGCAACCTGAATTTGAACTTGAAACTCCAAGAAGATGTTTGGCGAATGAAGGAATGCCTCCTGTAAAAGGGAAACTTTTCATGTTGAATCGTTGCTTAAACAGAAAAACAAACACTCACCGAATACATTGCCATGGTAATTGATACCATTGGTGAACACAAAAACATGTGCATCTGTGATATGAAACCTAAATCTCATTGTTGTGAACTTCAGCGACACCACACTGCACTGATGAATTCTTTTTTTATATCTGACTGCATTTACATTTTAGAGACAACATGGTTATTGCCTTAAGGAGACATCATTATGAGAGTTTTGAAGGACTATTTTGTGATTTATTGGCCAATCATCCATCTAGAATGCTAGAAACGAACCATCATTTATATTGTGTTGAATATCCCCTCTTAACTTCCTGCCTCCTGAACTCAAACAAAGAAAAAGGTTTGCTATTTTATACAAGTTATACCGACAGATAACTAGGTATATCAAAGAGCAAGGGTCCTGGCTGGCTTGGTGCTAACATGTTGCTATGTGTATGGTTGCTGTGATAGTTTGGTATGGTTAAATTTGGTCATGAACCAGACATGTGCCAGTATTATCTTGTTGGTTTCCAGCAGTGGGAAACTCGACTTGTCGAGGGAAGGGAAGGAGGGTGTCAAGTGTCAAATTGACAAAGGTTTCTGGATGATGCAATCTGGCCAGTTCTTATTAATTTATGATTACCGAGTTTTCTTTGTTTGGGCATTACTGCTGTCTTTTTTAGTGTCAAGAACTTGGCCAGGTGATATTTGTGCCTCTTAACCCTATCAACTGAAAATGGAGCCTGTGTGTTTCGGTAAACCATGGTGGAACCTGTAGTAGCATTTTGTTAATTCACTGTCCATAAAAGTATCACACTCCATCAGCCACCTCTTTAGCAGCTATGGAATATGGTAGCCCATTATCCTCTCAATCATAGTATTATTTTCATGACTGTTTCACCATCTGTGGATATTGAACTTTCAGGACTAGCACATTCGTTGTTTAGTTTCCTTCTCAACTATGACTATCCCCCAAATTCTGAAAACTCCAGGGTAGTTGGTATTGGTTGAGACTTGATCATCTCCTGCTGCAACAGATGAAGAAGCATAGTTTGTCCCAACTTACAATAGGGCAGTAATAACTCTGAGAAATGCTGCTCTTTTTTACCTGTGTGATAACCTGAATTTATATAGTGTCATGGCTGACTAGTTCTCACTAGATAGTGTTCAGTCATTTTTGTCGCGTGTATACAAATTTGTATGACCAAAGCTCTTTGCATTTTGTAGGCCTCAGCTGGTGGGTACATGGTAGCATTTGCTGGTAGGAAGTATGCAGCCAGATCTCAACCAGTCTTTGTCTCCAATTCCTCAGTTACAGTGTCCAGCTTCACCCTGGTATGGCAGTGGGACCACAGATGTACTGTTGTTGCCATCATCTATACACTTTTAACCAAGCGAATTCTGAATGTTGCCGCTCTATGTTGATGCATTTCTAGGTTCTTGAATTCAACAAAGGCAAGCTTCAGAACCTGCACTGGAAGAAGGACGGGTGTGGTGCCTGCACAGGGAAGCCAAACTTCATCTGCCTCGGCAAGCAAACCTGCGCCATCAGAACAAACATCTGCAAGAGCAATAACCAGGGATCCATGGACTGCAGCATCGGCATCCAGCTGGCCTTCTCGGGCACAGACAAGCACGAGTCGGTCCTCAACTCGTGGTACGAGGTGTCGAACCTGCAGCAGTACTCGCTCTACGGGCTGTACTCGAACGTGAAGGGGTCCCTGAGCGGCCAGTTCAACAAGTTCTTCTAGGCTCCTGGAAGGCTGGAATGACCGTTTGTCCATAGCACTCTCCTGCCACTGCCTGTCGCTGTACTCAAGGGGAGCCCTAGGTTTGCCTGCCCGTCCAGCTGATTGTACGCAAACTGATCTAGCTCGTGTGGAAAATCAAAGCTCATCGATATGCATGCATGTACCTATTGCGAGTCATTTTATGCTGAGTATATTATTTGTATTACTCTTTGCATTGAACTTCAAATCATGTGACGGATCGATCGTTCGCTGTCGATGGCGTCGTGTGCCGTACTGAAGAAACATCGTCATGCCCGATCAGAATGCGCGTTGATATCAACAGCTCGTGCATCTTTGTATATTTTTTGCTCACCTGGGTACGACTATTTCTTGATGATACAGAAAAATTGGTCTGCTGGGTTGTTTATGTCTCTATTTCAGGGTAGTTCACGTCCTGAATACTACTAGGTCGCAGGTCCACTCTTTT
This genomic window contains:
- the LOC109783793 gene encoding uncharacterized protein, which codes for MAAGSAPLLLALALAFAASLAAAGDTNRVYDPCTDTKIQRGDGFTFGLAFAANGAFYSGSTQLSPCDRRLTQLSQLSLFRPKVDEISLLTVNTTTGFSPASAGGYMVAFAGRKYAARSQPVFVSNSSVTVSSFTLVLEFNKGKLQNLHWKKDGCGACTGKPNFICLGKQTCAIRTNICKSNNQGSMDCSIGIQLAFSGTDKHESVLNSWYEVSNLQQYSLYGLYSNVKGSLSGQFNKFF